The following coding sequences lie in one Halogeometricum rufum genomic window:
- a CDS encoding site-specific integrase, whose product MVRVDDADDITKCWLSPNELNLLESAAGEDGWKREIALQLMGRCGLRASEVSYPSDRHLRYSEEGDIWLFEIRGKNTKGGHRKIRDAWMPDHVAEDIHKYSREKGMNSSDSWVDVSTPSVRRWVKEAAHEVFNDLSEPRWQSVSSHDLRRSWATYHLVERQVDVRTMMSIGGWSDYSAIEPYLAEPTETRIGEAMRAGGTAE is encoded by the coding sequence ATGGTTCGCGTCGACGATGCCGACGACATAACGAAATGCTGGCTCTCTCCGAATGAATTGAATCTTCTTGAGAGTGCAGCCGGCGAAGACGGGTGGAAGCGAGAGATTGCATTACAGCTGATGGGAAGATGTGGCCTGCGAGCATCTGAGGTGAGCTATCCCAGCGACAGACATCTTAGATACTCTGAAGAGGGAGATATATGGTTATTCGAGATTCGCGGGAAGAATACCAAAGGAGGTCACCGAAAGATCCGTGATGCCTGGATGCCCGATCACGTCGCCGAGGATATCCACAAATACAGCCGAGAAAAGGGAATGAACTCCTCTGACTCTTGGGTGGACGTAAGCACTCCATCAGTACGACGTTGGGTGAAGGAAGCTGCTCACGAAGTTTTCAACGACCTCAGTGAACCGCGCTGGCAATCAGTATCGTCCCACGACCTCCGCCGCTCGTGGGCAACCTATCACCTCGTAGAGCGCCAAGTCGATGTGCGGACGATGATGAGTATCGGGGGTTGGTCTGACTACTCAGCAATTGAGCCGTATCTTGCGGAACCAACAGAAACGAGAATTGGTGAAGCAATGAGAGCGGGAGGGACTGCTGAGTAG
- a CDS encoding helix-turn-helix domain-containing protein, which yields MKHLRLTVDVDEDRAPAFFELLADSPDVSEARLIDWSMAADEQSTLLYTIDGDPATFAARATETAGIDSVELSETVQRLTYVLVVMRPRETPLFAAVHRASEQTGVVVRKPIVYRDGAMSARVVGDAAALQRALEAAPDGVEVRIDEIGRLQNHADDPVAWLSDRQREAVVVALELGYYEQPRGATHEDVAAELDCAPSTASDHLQKAEANIVRAVMDEFGIDP from the coding sequence GTGAAACACCTCCGACTCACCGTCGACGTCGACGAGGACCGCGCACCGGCGTTTTTCGAGCTGTTGGCCGATTCGCCTGACGTCTCGGAGGCTCGTTTGATCGATTGGAGCATGGCGGCGGACGAACAGTCGACGCTGTTGTACACCATCGACGGCGACCCAGCGACCTTCGCAGCGCGGGCGACCGAGACCGCTGGGATCGATTCGGTGGAACTGTCCGAGACGGTCCAGCGTCTGACCTACGTGTTGGTCGTGATGCGACCGCGAGAGACCCCCCTGTTCGCCGCCGTTCATCGAGCGAGCGAACAGACGGGCGTCGTCGTCCGCAAACCCATCGTCTACCGCGACGGGGCCATGTCTGCTCGCGTGGTCGGCGACGCTGCGGCACTCCAACGCGCGCTCGAAGCAGCACCCGATGGTGTCGAAGTACGGATCGACGAAATCGGCCGTCTCCAGAATCACGCCGACGATCCGGTGGCCTGGCTGAGCGACAGACAGCGCGAGGCAGTCGTCGTCGCACTCGAACTCGGCTACTACGAGCAGCCCCGCGGAGCGACTCACGAAGACGTCGCCGCCGAACTCGACTGTGCACCGTCGACGGCCAGCGACCATCTACAGAAGGCGGAAGCGAACATCGTTCGTGCCGTGATGGACGAGTTCGGCATCGACCCGTAA
- a CDS encoding DUF4242 domain-containing protein, translated as MPLYMDIHRGVDGSAEDVIEAHKKDVETQQKHGVKYLNYWFSDDEDAVFCLFEGPSKEAGEKVHKEAHGLTADEIFEVEQGE; from the coding sequence ATGCCACTATACATGGACATCCACAGAGGTGTTGATGGAAGCGCTGAAGACGTTATTGAGGCGCACAAGAAAGACGTCGAAACCCAACAAAAACACGGTGTGAAATATCTGAATTACTGGTTTTCCGACGACGAAGACGCTGTCTTCTGTCTGTTCGAAGGCCCAAGCAAAGAAGCGGGTGAGAAAGTTCACAAAGAAGCTCACGGGCTCACCGCAGACGAGATATTCGAAGTCGAACAGGGCGAATAA
- a CDS encoding amino acid permease — protein MSDEELAKDLGLLSALTIGIGTMIGAGIFVLPGVAASAAGPIVVVSFVVGGLIALVNALSVSELGTAMPKAGGGYYYVNRALGPLFGSIAGLGDWMGLAFASAFYSIGFGQYLATLVPMPDVLFLTDVQVGALVAGAVFVGVNYIGAKETGGVQTVIVTILLAILALFAVQGWLSFDLATVLGDGGVAPLGYGAILPGTALVFVSFLGYAKIATVAEELKNPGRNLPLAIIGSVAIVTVLYAILVSIMLGVVPWTELSQSAPLTQATQVAFPVGLAGVAVTIVTLGALLATASSANASILASARINFAMGRDRIVTNWLNEIHPKYATPYRSIVVTGAVIVVFIAALGRDIEVLAKAASVLHLVVYALMNAALIVFRETDPEYDPAFTVPLYPVTPLVGIVLSLGLLGFVGGQELLLSGLFVVGAVVWYFAYARTNTTRQGLLGQYVLDRDGDLPPSVVGAAATVAPNGSGREADAPTTMVALSNPRTERSLVTLGAALAKHEGGRVLATHVIQVPDQTSLEAAAAQRDRISKTSKRLVADARRDAERLDVSVETRTVLSHEGLGEVFDLAREHGIERLVMGHSGTRLAGGRVEGPLDELTHDLPCDVLVLDERGFDPSEILLPTAGGHSSDLSADVARALRETNDARVSVLHVADDPTAGREFLEQWVDDHGLEGAELLVETGDVEDAIGDAAAGKSLVIVGATERGLVSRIVGGSLTLSVLDDLDTTVLLAERPHPRSIRQRLFR, from the coding sequence ATGAGCGACGAGGAACTGGCGAAGGACCTCGGCCTCCTGTCGGCGCTGACCATCGGTATCGGGACGATGATCGGAGCGGGCATCTTCGTGTTGCCCGGCGTGGCGGCCAGCGCCGCGGGTCCCATCGTGGTCGTCTCGTTCGTCGTCGGCGGTCTCATCGCGCTGGTGAACGCGCTCTCGGTCTCCGAACTCGGGACGGCGATGCCGAAGGCGGGCGGGGGCTACTACTACGTCAACCGCGCCCTGGGCCCGCTGTTCGGCTCCATCGCGGGCCTCGGCGACTGGATGGGACTGGCGTTCGCGAGCGCGTTCTACAGCATCGGCTTCGGGCAGTACCTCGCCACGCTCGTCCCGATGCCGGACGTGCTGTTCCTCACCGACGTGCAGGTCGGTGCGCTCGTCGCCGGCGCCGTCTTCGTCGGCGTCAACTACATCGGTGCCAAGGAGACCGGCGGCGTGCAGACGGTCATCGTCACCATCCTGCTGGCGATTCTCGCCCTGTTCGCCGTCCAGGGCTGGCTGTCGTTCGACCTCGCGACGGTCCTCGGAGACGGCGGCGTCGCGCCGCTCGGATACGGCGCTATCCTCCCGGGGACGGCGCTGGTGTTCGTCTCGTTCCTCGGCTACGCGAAGATCGCGACCGTCGCCGAGGAACTGAAGAACCCCGGCCGGAACCTCCCGCTGGCGATCATCGGCAGCGTCGCCATCGTCACCGTCCTCTACGCGATTCTGGTGAGCATCATGCTCGGCGTGGTGCCGTGGACGGAACTCAGCCAGAGCGCCCCGCTCACGCAGGCGACGCAGGTCGCGTTCCCCGTCGGTCTCGCGGGAGTGGCGGTCACCATCGTGACGCTGGGTGCGTTGCTGGCGACCGCCTCCAGCGCGAACGCGTCCATCCTTGCGTCGGCTCGAATCAACTTCGCGATGGGCCGCGACCGCATCGTCACGAACTGGCTCAACGAGATCCACCCGAAGTACGCGACCCCGTACCGCTCTATCGTCGTCACGGGGGCGGTCATCGTCGTCTTCATCGCCGCGCTCGGGCGAGACATCGAGGTCCTCGCGAAGGCGGCGAGCGTCCTCCACCTCGTCGTCTACGCGCTCATGAACGCCGCGCTCATCGTCTTCAGGGAGACGGACCCGGAGTACGACCCGGCGTTCACCGTCCCGCTCTATCCGGTCACGCCGCTGGTCGGCATCGTGCTGTCGCTCGGACTGCTGGGGTTCGTCGGCGGACAGGAACTCCTCCTGTCGGGCCTCTTCGTCGTCGGTGCCGTCGTCTGGTACTTCGCCTACGCGCGCACGAACACGACCAGACAGGGGCTGCTCGGCCAGTACGTCCTCGACCGGGACGGCGACCTGCCGCCCTCGGTCGTCGGTGCGGCGGCCACCGTCGCGCCGAACGGCTCGGGTCGCGAGGCGGACGCCCCGACGACCATGGTCGCGCTCTCGAACCCCCGAACCGAGCGGTCGCTCGTCACCCTCGGCGCCGCACTCGCGAAACACGAGGGCGGGCGCGTCCTCGCGACGCACGTGATTCAGGTGCCGGACCAGACCTCACTGGAGGCCGCCGCCGCCCAGCGCGACCGCATCTCGAAGACGTCCAAGCGTCTCGTGGCCGACGCGCGACGCGACGCGGAGCGGCTGGACGTGTCGGTCGAGACGCGGACGGTCCTCTCGCACGAGGGCCTCGGCGAAGTATTCGACCTCGCTCGCGAACACGGCATCGAGCGGTTGGTCATGGGTCACAGCGGGACGCGACTCGCCGGCGGGCGCGTCGAGGGTCCGCTCGACGAACTGACGCACGACCTCCCGTGTGACGTGCTCGTCCTCGACGAGCGCGGGTTCGACCCGAGCGAGATTCTCCTGCCGACCGCCGGCGGGCACTCCTCGGACCTCTCCGCGGACGTCGCGCGAGCGCTGCGCGAGACGAACGACGCGCGCGTCTCGGTGCTGCACGTGGCCGACGACCCGACGGCCGGCCGGGAGTTCCTCGAGCAGTGGGTCGACGACCACGGCCTCGAAGGAGCGGAACTGCTGGTCGAGACGGGCGACGTCGAGGACGCCATCGGGGACGCCGCGGCCGGCAAGTCGCTCGTCATCGTCGGGGCCACGGAGCGCGGCCTCGTGTCCCGCATCGTCGGCGGGTCGCTGACGCTGTCCGTCCTCGACGACCTCGACACGACCGTGTTGCTGGCCGAACGGCCGCACCCCCGGTCGATTCGACAGCGGCTCTTCCGCTGA
- a CDS encoding Lrp/AsnC family transcriptional regulator: MPHDNTDYRLDEIDRRIIHALMDDARNTSASTLAAEAGVSGATVRNRIHNLEDAGIIRGYTAQVDFELAGGKLTNLYLCDVPVTEREAIAHEARTIPGVTNVRTLMTGRRNVHVLAVGESTSDLRRVARRLTDIGIHIEDEDLVEEELFAPYGPFDPDDGERAPEANDFISLTGTASVVEVTVQSEAPIANLTLEAAADRGILDGETLVIAIERGDRELTPHGDTVVQPDDIVTVLSRAGEDANALSAFREPQSESESTAR; the protein is encoded by the coding sequence ATGCCCCACGACAACACCGACTACCGACTCGACGAGATCGACCGACGCATCATCCACGCGCTCATGGACGACGCGCGCAACACGTCCGCCAGCACACTCGCGGCGGAGGCCGGCGTCTCGGGCGCGACCGTCCGAAATCGCATCCACAACCTCGAAGACGCCGGGATAATCCGCGGCTACACCGCTCAGGTCGACTTCGAGTTGGCCGGCGGGAAACTCACCAACCTCTACCTCTGCGACGTTCCCGTCACCGAACGCGAGGCCATCGCGCACGAGGCGCGGACGATTCCGGGGGTGACCAACGTCCGCACGCTGATGACCGGCCGTCGCAACGTCCACGTCCTCGCGGTCGGCGAGAGCACGAGCGACCTCCGACGCGTCGCGCGGCGACTCACGGACATCGGCATCCACATCGAGGACGAAGACCTCGTCGAAGAGGAACTGTTCGCCCCGTACGGTCCGTTCGACCCCGACGACGGCGAACGGGCACCCGAGGCGAACGACTTCATCAGCCTCACCGGGACCGCGAGCGTCGTGGAAGTCACCGTCCAGTCCGAGGCACCCATCGCCAACCTCACACTCGAAGCCGCGGCGGACCGGGGAATTCTGGACGGAGAGACGCTCGTCATCGCCATCGAACGCGGCGACCGCGAACTCACGCCGCACGGCGACACGGTCGTCCAACCGGACGACATCGTGACCGTCCTCTCCAGGGCCGGCGAGGACGCGAACGCGCTGTCGGCGTTCCGCGAACCGCAGTCGGAATCGGAGTCGACCGCCCGGTAG
- a CDS encoding cupin domain-containing protein encodes MSDPASKTWATLLERPDSGETDRPVLVQWVSPDSPEPPVHHHPKTETFRTIEGEVTVVREGDSIRLGPGESLTVEPGREHTFRNDTDDVVAFEAELPSLRTAKGLYTAWGVAHERGRDEDGDYPGPGLVESLAVAADLSGETTMAAVPLPGRRLLWATVGRVARLSGATGIDDAYLDDSFWNQHVEQPAWE; translated from the coding sequence GTGTCCGACCCGGCCAGTAAGACGTGGGCGACACTGCTGGAGCGTCCGGACTCGGGGGAGACCGATCGGCCAGTCCTCGTCCAGTGGGTGTCCCCGGACTCGCCCGAACCTCCGGTCCACCACCACCCGAAGACGGAGACGTTCAGGACGATCGAGGGGGAGGTCACCGTGGTTCGTGAGGGAGATTCGATTCGACTCGGTCCTGGAGAATCACTGACCGTCGAACCGGGGCGAGAGCACACGTTCCGCAACGATACCGACGACGTCGTCGCGTTCGAGGCCGAACTTCCCTCTCTTCGAACGGCGAAGGGGCTCTACACGGCCTGGGGGGTAGCTCACGAACGCGGCCGCGACGAGGACGGCGACTATCCCGGCCCGGGACTGGTGGAATCACTCGCGGTCGCGGCGGATCTCTCCGGCGAGACGACGATGGCGGCGGTCCCCCTGCCGGGACGGCGACTCCTCTGGGCCACCGTCGGGCGAGTCGCTCGGCTGTCGGGTGCGACCGGCATCGACGATGCGTATCTCGACGACTCGTTTTGGAATCAGCACGTCGAGCAGCCAGCGTGGGAGTAA
- a CDS encoding amino acid permease, whose protein sequence is MKELERDLGLPSVLAISIGAMIGSGIFILPALALEIAGPAVIVAYLLAGLLVIPAALSKSEMATAMPEAGGTYVYIERGMGPLLGTVAGVGTWFSLSFKGALALVGGVPYLLLLFDLPLKPVALALAGLLILVNVVGAKQTGRLQLAIVVVMLGALGWFAAGSAPSVQSANYAEFFGSGVGGLLAATGLVFVSYAGVTKVASVAEEVENPGRNIPLGILGSLAFTTVLYVGIVAVLVGITEPGSVAGSLTPVAVAAEVTLGRAGVVAVILAAILALISTANAGILSSSRYPFAMSRDSLAPPSLSAVSDRFGTPVTSITLTGAVLLVLIAFVPVLDIAKLASAFQILVFVLVNVAVVAFRNGSVPYEPEFTSPLYPWMQGFGVVAGLLLLTQMGTVALGGAAVITVASVVWYLLYVRPRVDREGAATDAVRRQVGRDALEQVEIAASQNAHEVLVALTKNVSEERERSLVAFAADVVRPDDGRVVAVRFEEVPDQVPLTEQVTVQSDADRSFERRVEALSEEFGVAVEADEIVSHDTKHAIVNLAADRGVDAVVAEHEPLRLRSRLFGDPVDWVVRHAPCDVLLVDNLGYGRPERVVLSGENGPYHPLAVGVAESVVAANDGQLSLWYPADATGSDEGARTIDDYQSELSRLLSVPVSAETVRTDGGRRSPPDLLVRRGSSDAVRDALFDDRPAFPSPGCTTVTVYPHESRRPGFVRRFLERATF, encoded by the coding sequence ATGAAGGAACTGGAACGAGACCTCGGGCTGCCGTCCGTCCTCGCCATCAGCATCGGCGCGATGATCGGGAGCGGCATCTTCATCCTCCCCGCACTCGCGCTGGAAATCGCCGGCCCCGCGGTGATCGTCGCCTATCTGCTCGCGGGACTGCTCGTGATACCCGCGGCGCTCTCGAAGTCGGAGATGGCGACCGCCATGCCCGAGGCCGGAGGGACGTACGTCTACATCGAGCGCGGGATGGGACCGCTGCTCGGAACGGTCGCGGGCGTGGGGACGTGGTTCTCGCTGTCGTTCAAGGGCGCACTCGCCCTCGTCGGCGGCGTGCCGTACCTGCTGTTGCTGTTCGACCTCCCGCTGAAACCGGTCGCGCTGGCGCTGGCCGGCCTCCTCATCCTGGTGAACGTCGTCGGAGCCAAGCAGACGGGGCGGCTCCAACTCGCCATCGTGGTCGTCATGCTGGGGGCTCTCGGCTGGTTCGCCGCCGGGAGCGCCCCGAGCGTCCAGTCCGCGAACTACGCCGAGTTCTTCGGTTCCGGCGTCGGCGGACTCTTGGCCGCCACCGGTCTCGTGTTCGTCTCGTACGCGGGCGTCACGAAGGTCGCGAGCGTCGCCGAGGAGGTGGAGAATCCGGGTCGCAACATCCCGCTGGGCATCCTCGGTTCGCTCGCGTTCACGACGGTGCTGTACGTCGGTATCGTCGCGGTGCTGGTCGGGATAACCGAACCCGGGAGCGTCGCCGGGTCGCTGACGCCCGTCGCCGTCGCCGCCGAGGTGACGCTCGGCCGCGCGGGCGTCGTCGCCGTCATCCTCGCCGCGATTCTCGCCTTGATCTCGACGGCCAACGCCGGCATCCTCTCGTCCTCGCGGTACCCGTTCGCGATGAGCCGAGACAGCCTCGCGCCGCCGTCGCTGTCGGCCGTCAGCGACCGGTTCGGGACGCCGGTGACCTCCATCACCCTCACGGGCGCCGTGCTGTTGGTGCTCATCGCGTTCGTCCCGGTTCTGGACATCGCGAAGCTCGCGAGCGCCTTCCAGATTCTGGTGTTCGTCCTCGTGAACGTCGCCGTCGTCGCCTTCCGGAACGGGAGCGTGCCGTACGAACCGGAGTTCACCTCGCCGCTGTACCCGTGGATGCAGGGCTTCGGCGTGGTCGCCGGACTGCTCTTGCTCACGCAGATGGGGACCGTCGCGCTCGGCGGCGCGGCCGTCATCACGGTCGCCAGCGTCGTCTGGTACCTCCTGTACGTCCGACCGCGGGTGGACCGCGAGGGCGCCGCGACCGACGCCGTCCGGCGGCAGGTCGGCAGAGACGCCCTCGAACAGGTGGAGATAGCCGCGTCCCAGAACGCCCACGAGGTGCTCGTCGCCCTCACGAAGAACGTGAGCGAAGAGCGCGAGCGCTCGCTCGTCGCGTTCGCCGCCGACGTCGTTCGCCCCGACGACGGCCGCGTGGTCGCCGTTCGGTTCGAGGAGGTGCCCGACCAGGTACCGCTCACCGAACAGGTGACGGTCCAGTCCGACGCCGACCGCTCCTTCGAGCGGCGAGTCGAGGCGCTCTCCGAGGAGTTCGGCGTCGCCGTTGAGGCCGACGAAATCGTGAGCCACGACACGAAACACGCCATCGTCAACCTCGCGGCCGACCGCGGCGTCGACGCCGTCGTCGCGGAACACGAACCGCTCCGACTCCGGTCCCGACTGTTCGGTGACCCCGTCGACTGGGTCGTCCGGCACGCCCCCTGTGACGTGCTCCTCGTGGACAACCTCGGGTACGGCCGCCCGGAGCGGGTGGTCCTCTCCGGCGAGAACGGACCGTACCACCCGCTGGCCGTCGGCGTCGCCGAGAGCGTCGTCGCCGCGAACGACGGCCAGTTGTCGCTCTGGTACCCCGCGGACGCGACCGGCAGCGACGAGGGCGCTCGGACGATAGACGACTACCAGTCCGAACTGAGCCGACTGCTGTCGGTCCCCGTCAGCGCGGAGACGGTTCGAACCGACGGCGGGCGACGGTCTCCGCCCGACCTGTTGGTGCGCCGGGGGTCGTCAGACGCCGTTCGCGACGCCCTGTTCGACGACCGACCCGCGTTCCCCAGTCCGGGGTGTACCACGGTCACCGTCTACCCGCACGAGTCGCGACGGCCGGGGTTCGTTCGGCGGTTCCTCGAACGCGCCACCTTCTGA
- a CDS encoding Lrp/AsnC family transcriptional regulator, which translates to MKDGELDSVDRSILYYLQQDARRTSSSDIAAELDLSSSTVRTRLNKLEESGIIRGYHVDIDYDLAGYPLYTKIICTAPVTRRGTLSKQARGVDGVTAVREIMTGKRNVYVNAIGESHDDLNRIAEELDELGLDIVDEQIIRDEYVCPYSGLLERDDESDAAETSD; encoded by the coding sequence ATGAAAGACGGAGAACTGGACTCGGTCGACAGATCCATCCTCTACTACCTCCAGCAGGACGCTCGACGAACGTCGTCCAGCGACATCGCCGCGGAACTCGACCTGTCCTCGAGTACGGTTCGGACTCGGCTCAACAAACTCGAAGAGAGCGGTATCATCCGGGGCTACCACGTCGACATCGACTACGACCTGGCCGGCTACCCGCTGTACACCAAGATAATCTGTACGGCGCCGGTGACGCGGCGCGGTACCCTCTCGAAGCAGGCGCGGGGCGTCGACGGCGTCACGGCCGTCCGAGAGATCATGACCGGGAAGCGAAACGTGTACGTGAACGCCATCGGCGAGAGCCACGACGACCTCAACCGAATCGCGGAGGAACTCGACGAACTCGGACTCGACATCGTGGACGAACAGATCATCAGAGACGAGTACGTCTGCCCGTACAGCGGTCTGCTCGAACGGGACGACGAGTCGGACGCCGCCGAGACGAGCGACTGA
- a CDS encoding universal stress protein: MADRMSLLERVVVPVADERDAVATVTALSRHLDDVQSVVAVHVIEKGGGVADKAPMAKRRADAAEILAAVESRLGDAVTVETRVAFGTNVAETVVETALDADATAIAFCPRGGSRLARFLSGDTAARLVSAPALPVVSLTPGRDTSSSPDARTRESDTEVGG, from the coding sequence GTGGCTGACAGGATGTCGCTTCTCGAACGCGTCGTCGTCCCCGTCGCAGACGAACGCGACGCCGTCGCGACCGTGACCGCGTTGTCGCGGCATCTGGACGACGTTCAGTCCGTCGTCGCGGTTCACGTCATCGAGAAGGGCGGCGGAGTGGCCGACAAAGCACCCATGGCGAAACGGCGGGCGGACGCGGCCGAGATTCTCGCCGCCGTCGAATCACGACTCGGGGACGCGGTGACCGTCGAGACGCGCGTGGCGTTCGGAACGAACGTCGCCGAGACCGTCGTCGAGACGGCCCTCGACGCCGACGCGACGGCTATCGCCTTCTGCCCCCGCGGCGGGAGTCGCCTCGCCCGGTTCCTCTCGGGCGACACCGCCGCCCGACTCGTGTCGGCCCCCGCACTCCCGGTCGTCTCGCTCACCCCGGGTCGTGACACCAGTTCGTCGCCGGACGCTCGAACGCGAGAGAGCGACACCGAGGTCGGCGGATGA
- a CDS encoding pyridoxal phosphate-dependent aminotransferase, translating to MTDPTVSNRVAEIEPQQIRRLFDLAAAHDGDDVVHLEVGEPDFRTPDHVVEAAATAARDGETNYTANAGIAPLREAIADRLRGRDVAADADRVVVTTGGVEALYLTLLTVTDPGDEVVVPTPAWPNPLSQTELAGATPVEVALPADEGFAFDADRVVDAVTDRTGAVVLTSPSNPTGRVFDTDEMERVVEAAADHDAVVVADEVYHELVYEGSQPSLAAVTDHPERVVTVDSCSKTYAMTGWRVGWLSGPEAVTAAVTKIHESTTSCVNTPAQYAALAALTGPEAPVREMKAAFERRRDLFVERMGEIPGVSMARPEGAFYAFVDVSDLPGTSMDVAERLLYEYDVVAAPGSAFGDAGEGYLRFSFANDGARIETGLARFEEMVRAETT from the coding sequence ATGACCGACCCGACCGTCTCGAACCGGGTGGCGGAGATAGAACCGCAGCAGATACGGCGGCTGTTCGACCTCGCGGCCGCGCACGACGGCGACGACGTCGTCCACCTCGAAGTCGGCGAACCCGACTTCCGGACGCCCGACCACGTCGTCGAGGCGGCGGCGACGGCGGCGCGGGACGGCGAGACGAACTACACGGCGAACGCGGGCATCGCTCCCCTTCGCGAGGCCATCGCCGACCGACTGCGCGGCCGCGACGTGGCCGCCGACGCCGACCGGGTCGTGGTCACGACGGGCGGCGTCGAAGCGCTCTATCTGACCCTCCTGACGGTGACCGACCCCGGCGACGAGGTGGTCGTGCCGACGCCCGCGTGGCCGAACCCGCTCTCGCAGACGGAACTCGCGGGGGCGACGCCGGTCGAAGTCGCCCTGCCGGCCGACGAGGGCTTCGCGTTCGACGCGGACCGGGTCGTCGACGCCGTCACGGACCGCACCGGCGCCGTCGTCCTCACCTCGCCGTCGAACCCGACCGGCCGCGTGTTCGACACGGACGAGATGGAACGGGTCGTCGAGGCCGCCGCCGACCACGACGCCGTCGTCGTCGCCGACGAGGTGTACCACGAACTCGTCTACGAGGGGTCCCAGCCGAGTCTCGCGGCCGTGACCGACCACCCCGAACGCGTCGTCACCGTCGACTCCTGCTCGAAGACGTACGCGATGACGGGGTGGCGCGTCGGGTGGCTCAGCGGTCCGGAGGCGGTGACGGCGGCGGTGACGAAGATTCACGAGAGCACCACCTCCTGCGTGAACACGCCCGCCCAGTACGCCGCCCTCGCGGCGCTCACCGGCCCCGAAGCGCCCGTCCGGGAGATGAAGGCGGCGTTCGAGCGACGGCGCGACCTGTTCGTGGAGCGAATGGGCGAGATTCCCGGCGTCTCGATGGCCCGTCCCGAGGGGGCCTTCTACGCCTTCGTGGACGTGAGCGACCTCCCGGGGACGAGCATGGACGTCGCGGAGCGACTCCTCTACGAGTACGACGTCGTCGCCGCGCCGGGAAGCGCGTTCGGCGACGCCGGCGAGGGGTACCTGCGATTCAGTTTCGCCAACGACGGGGCGCGCATCGAGACGGGACTGGCGCGGTTCGAGGAGATGGTCCGAGCGGAGACGACGTGA
- a CDS encoding tyrosine-type recombinase/integrase, protein MSDGLTPTMPAEAVEWYLAEREPELSEKTLQNQRYRLEQFLAFCTEHEMDNMSAITGRDIHRFRVWASEDIQPVTLRGYLQTFRVFLEFCAAIEAVEPGMRERVQIPEVEPEDEARDEHIAADRARDLLEHLERFSYASRDHVVLALFWHTGIRLGSLRSFDVGDFDRDTMCLDLRHRPETGTPLKNKKAAERSVAVGSHYCDVIADYIEHNRHEVTDDHGRSPLITSSRGRLCDGAVREAIYRITQPCETGGCPHDKDPATCEYRRHGKRAGCPSSRSPHGIRRGSITDHLRNGTPQEVVSERSDVSKDILDLHYDERTEREKMELRREFLEG, encoded by the coding sequence ATGAGTGACGGACTTACACCCACGATGCCTGCCGAGGCCGTGGAGTGGTACCTCGCCGAGCGAGAGCCCGAACTCTCGGAGAAGACGTTGCAGAACCAGCGATATCGACTCGAACAGTTCCTCGCGTTCTGCACCGAACACGAGATGGACAACATGAGCGCGATCACGGGACGGGACATTCACCGTTTCCGTGTCTGGGCAAGCGAAGACATTCAGCCAGTCACGCTGCGTGGCTATCTCCAGACGTTCCGTGTCTTCCTCGAGTTCTGTGCGGCTATTGAGGCCGTCGAACCGGGGATGCGCGAACGCGTCCAGATCCCAGAAGTCGAACCGGAAGACGAGGCGCGTGACGAGCACATCGCGGCAGACAGAGCAAGAGACCTGCTCGAGCATCTCGAGAGATTCTCTTACGCTAGCCGCGACCACGTCGTCCTCGCTCTCTTCTGGCACACGGGGATTCGACTCGGGAGTCTTCGCTCGTTCGACGTCGGGGACTTCGACAGAGACACGATGTGTCTCGACCTCCGACACCGTCCGGAGACTGGCACGCCGCTGAAGAATAAGAAGGCCGCAGAGCGGTCTGTCGCAGTCGGTTCCCACTACTGCGACGTGATCGCGGACTACATCGAGCACAACCGGCACGAAGTCACCGACGACCACGGCCGCAGTCCGCTCATTACGAGTTCGCGAGGTCGGCTCTGCGACGGAGCCGTCAGAGAGGCGATCTATCGGATAACCCAGCCGTGTGAGACTGGCGGCTGTCCGCACGACAAGGATCCGGCAACTTGCGAGTACCGACGACACGGTAAGCGCGCTGGTTGCCCATCGTCACGATCGCCTCACGGCATTCGTCGTGGATCGATCACCGACCATCTGCGCAACGGTACGCCGCAGGAGGTCGTCTCCGAGCGGTCGGACGTCTCGAAGGACATCCTCGACCTGCACTACGACGAGCGCACCGAGCGAGAGAAGATGGAACTTCGACGCGAGTTCCTCGAGGGATAA